A single window of Solanum dulcamara chromosome 5, daSolDulc1.2, whole genome shotgun sequence DNA harbors:
- the LOC129890579 gene encoding uncharacterized protein LOC129890579, which yields MKLLRLLKKYYCSIFKKKKKKQMANVEKVVGVKKVRQKDPDGWDLSMPLPGDIIEGIAELAADDDSFIQAKAWSELTLFLGKIAGHFVWFKVRRGESTLKLRGYVLVERRSNLQKRFVVRAASDERHLAVIAELTFERCTELQEMSRRMVNSGSRGYNQMGLQYDWKMKVGTYLPDSRSTVVCSIVFMPLTREYRVEATLVRTMAWFSAAVSSGIPLVFINIQTGQINNLVFLSTFSGRV from the exons ATGAAGCTATTGCGGCTACTCAAGAAATACTACTGTTCCAtcttcaagaagaagaagaagaagcagatGGCGAATGTTGAGAAAGTTGTTGGTGTGAAGAAAGTGAGGCAAAAAGATCCAGATGGATGGGATCTGAGCATGCCACTCCCAGGGGACATCATAGAAGGTATTGCTGAATTAGCTGCTGATGATGACTCCTTTATTCAGGCCAAAGCATGGTCAGAGTTAACCTTATTTCTTGGTAAAATTGCTGGACATTTTGTTTGGTTCAAGGTTAGAAGGGGAGAGAGTACACTTAAACTCAGAGGATATGTCTTAGTTGAACGACGTTCCAATCTCCAGAAAAGGTTTGTCGTTAGAGCAGCATCTGATGAGAGACATCTTGCTGTTATAGCAGAATTAACTTTCGAACGTTGCACTGAACTCCAGG AAATGAGCAGAAGAATGGTCAATTCGGGATCACGGGGGTATAACCAAATGGGATTACAATATGACTGGAAGATGAAGGTGGGAACTTATCTACCAGATTCTCGTTCTACAGTTGTATGCTCCATAGTTTTTATGCCTCTGACAAGAGAGTATAGAGTAGAAGCCACATTAGTTCGTACCATGGCCTGGTTTTCAGCAGCAGTATCTTCAGGAATCCCTCTTGTATTCATTAACATTCAAACCGGGCAAATCAACAATTTGGTATTCCTCTCTACCTTTTCTGGTCGAGTTTAA